The Roseimicrobium gellanilyticum genome includes a region encoding these proteins:
- a CDS encoding DUF1254 domain-containing protein, which translates to MFMKHITHRLHTLILAATTTALGTAAFAEEFSPEELQKRAIHRRAVEAVIWGMPAVNYERMLQATIDNGGKLNQVVYWSRPVNSKNQTLTPNPDTIYLNPFYDTSKGPVVVEIPPADENNVIVGSFDVSWQNALADVGPAGEDKGKGAKYLLLPPGYKESPPEGYIVLQSETYRGFVILRSNFKSRSDADIKSAVEHGKKVKVYPLGGDPNSTVFVDANDKPFDATIPYDATFFEYLDRFVQAEPWLTRDKAMINPLKTIGIEKGKPFKPDAKTKEILESAVREAHSVIALQYENGFGTPFFEGTHWGLPIPEDTRDGLGNKFADPNHYGVDGRAVMYHMAYFSPKVLGAGQFYLMNPFDQAGKSLEGSKTYRLTVPPNAPIEQYWSVTAYDRETHALIVGMSRPSLASNDKAVQKNADGSTDVYFGPKAPAGKESNWVPTDPKRQFELLFRLYGPKKELFEKTWKLPDVEKVE; encoded by the coding sequence ATGTTTATGAAACACATCACACATCGGCTGCACACGCTCATCCTCGCAGCCACGACGACAGCTCTGGGCACCGCAGCCTTCGCTGAGGAATTCTCTCCTGAAGAACTCCAGAAGCGCGCCATCCATCGTCGTGCCGTCGAGGCCGTCATCTGGGGCATGCCTGCCGTGAACTACGAGCGCATGCTACAGGCGACCATCGACAACGGCGGGAAGCTGAACCAGGTCGTCTACTGGTCGCGACCGGTGAATTCGAAGAACCAGACGCTCACGCCGAATCCGGATACGATCTACCTGAATCCCTTCTATGACACCTCGAAGGGCCCGGTGGTGGTGGAGATTCCGCCAGCTGATGAAAACAATGTGATTGTGGGCAGCTTCGATGTCTCGTGGCAGAACGCGCTCGCAGACGTGGGCCCTGCTGGCGAGGACAAGGGGAAGGGCGCGAAGTATCTGCTCCTGCCGCCGGGATACAAGGAGAGCCCTCCCGAAGGGTACATCGTGCTGCAGTCTGAGACCTATCGCGGCTTCGTGATCCTGCGATCGAACTTCAAGAGCCGCAGCGACGCGGACATCAAGTCCGCCGTGGAACACGGAAAGAAGGTGAAGGTCTACCCACTGGGGGGCGATCCAAACTCGACGGTCTTCGTGGATGCCAATGACAAGCCGTTCGACGCGACGATTCCGTACGACGCGACGTTCTTCGAGTACCTCGACCGCTTCGTGCAGGCAGAGCCCTGGCTCACACGCGACAAGGCGATGATCAATCCTCTCAAGACGATCGGCATCGAAAAGGGCAAGCCTTTCAAGCCAGACGCGAAGACGAAAGAGATTCTCGAGAGTGCGGTGCGGGAAGCCCACAGCGTGATAGCGCTGCAATATGAGAATGGTTTTGGCACGCCGTTCTTCGAAGGGACACACTGGGGCCTCCCCATCCCGGAGGATACCCGGGATGGATTGGGCAACAAGTTCGCCGACCCAAACCACTACGGCGTCGATGGCAGGGCGGTCATGTACCACATGGCCTACTTCAGCCCCAAGGTCTTGGGTGCGGGCCAGTTTTATCTCATGAATCCCTTCGACCAAGCAGGCAAATCGCTGGAAGGGAGCAAGACCTATCGCCTCACCGTTCCGCCGAATGCGCCCATCGAGCAATACTGGTCCGTGACCGCCTATGACCGCGAGACACACGCTCTCATAGTAGGCATGTCCCGCCCCAGCCTCGCGTCGAACGACAAAGCCGTGCAGAAGAATGCGGATGGATCCACGGACGTCTACTTTGGTCCGAAGGCTCCCGCCGGAAAGGAATCCAACTGGGTGCCGACGGATCCGAAGCGGCAATTTGAACTGCTGTTCCGCCTCTACGGCCCGAAGAAGGAACTCTTCGAGAAGACCTGGAAGCTTCCCGATGTGGAGAAGGTCGAATGA
- a CDS encoding transporter — protein sequence MKSATTTLFASLLAFTAGSLPMSSRAQDHDAAELAKQLSNPVAALISVPFQNNFEWGGGPEGDGFRYLLNFQPVVPITLNEEWNMISRTIVPFISQEDMIGRSSQTGLGDITQSLFFSPKNPGPGGWIIGVGPAFLIPTATDDLLGTEKFGLGPTAVLLKQAHGWTFGALLNHIWSVAGDGDRDDVSSTFVQPFLSYTTKKQTTFTLNSESTYDWEHEQWTVPVNLSVAQLVKIGGHPYQFQLGAKYYADGPEGTPDWGVRFSVIFLFPK from the coding sequence ATGAAATCAGCCACCACCACGCTCTTTGCCTCGTTGCTTGCCTTCACAGCAGGCAGCCTCCCCATGAGCTCCCGCGCGCAGGATCACGATGCTGCCGAGCTGGCGAAGCAGCTCTCCAATCCCGTGGCGGCTCTCATCAGTGTGCCGTTTCAAAACAACTTCGAGTGGGGTGGGGGACCAGAGGGGGATGGCTTCCGCTACCTGCTGAATTTCCAGCCCGTGGTCCCCATCACCTTGAATGAGGAGTGGAACATGATTTCGCGCACCATCGTGCCCTTCATTTCCCAGGAGGACATGATTGGCCGCAGCAGCCAGACAGGCTTGGGAGACATCACGCAGAGCCTCTTCTTCTCCCCGAAGAATCCGGGACCCGGCGGCTGGATCATCGGCGTTGGTCCCGCCTTCCTCATTCCCACGGCCACAGATGACCTGCTGGGCACCGAGAAATTTGGTCTTGGACCCACGGCCGTGCTGCTGAAGCAGGCACACGGTTGGACCTTTGGCGCATTGCTCAATCACATCTGGTCTGTCGCAGGGGATGGCGATCGCGATGACGTCAGCTCCACCTTCGTCCAGCCCTTCCTCTCCTACACTACGAAGAAGCAGACCACCTTCACTCTCAATTCTGAGTCCACGTATGACTGGGAGCACGAGCAGTGGACTGTGCCTGTCAATCTAAGCGTGGCGCAGTTGGTCAAGATTGGCGGCCATCCGTACCAGTTCCAGCTCGGCGCCAAGTACTACGCCGATGGTCCCGAGGGCACGCCCGACTGGGGCGTGCGCTTCTCGGTCATCTTCCTGTTCCCGAAGTGA
- a CDS encoding arylsulfatase: MRRTSLIANLLLAASLAICASASAQTGGKKPNILVIWGDDIGTWNTSFWSRGMMGYQTPNIDRIAREGVAFTDYYGQQSCTAGRAAFIGGNVPVRTGMTKVGMPGAKEGWQKTDVTMATVLKSQGYATGQFGKNHQGDRDEHLPTQHGFDEFMGNLYHLNAEEEPEHEDYPGDMVMADGKTFKQKFGPRGVLKCTADGKIEDTGPLTRKRMETVDEETLAATKDFIQRQVKADKPFFCWFNTTRMHFRTHVKKEHRHKGNDEYTDGMIEHDNMVGDVLKFLDDNKLTENTIVMYSTDNAPHYNAWPDGGTVPFRSEKNSNWEGAYRVPCYVRWPGHIPAGTVLNGIVSHEDWLPTFAAIAGAPDIKEKLAAGVELNGRKYKNYIDGHNQLDYITGKVKDSPRREFMYVNDDGQIVAIRYDAWKAVFLENRGHAFEVWREPFIELRVPLLFNLKRDPFEKAQHNANVYNDWFLDRVYLLVPMQVYASKFLQTMVDYPPSQTPGSFNLEKVQKQIEASMGGK; the protein is encoded by the coding sequence ATGAGACGAACATCACTGATAGCCAACTTGCTGTTGGCCGCCTCACTGGCGATTTGCGCATCAGCATCCGCGCAGACCGGAGGCAAGAAACCCAACATCCTCGTGATCTGGGGTGATGACATCGGCACCTGGAACACCAGCTTCTGGAGCCGGGGGATGATGGGCTATCAAACGCCCAACATCGACCGCATCGCCAGGGAAGGCGTAGCCTTCACCGACTACTACGGTCAGCAGTCCTGCACGGCCGGACGAGCTGCTTTCATCGGTGGCAATGTGCCTGTGCGAACCGGCATGACCAAGGTCGGGATGCCCGGCGCGAAGGAAGGCTGGCAGAAGACCGATGTGACGATGGCCACGGTGCTGAAGTCACAGGGCTATGCCACCGGCCAGTTCGGAAAGAATCACCAAGGCGACCGTGACGAACATTTGCCAACGCAGCACGGCTTTGATGAGTTCATGGGAAACCTCTATCACCTCAACGCCGAGGAGGAGCCGGAGCACGAGGACTATCCCGGCGACATGGTGATGGCGGACGGGAAGACCTTTAAGCAAAAGTTCGGTCCCCGCGGTGTGCTGAAATGCACTGCCGACGGAAAGATCGAAGACACCGGCCCGCTGACGCGCAAACGCATGGAAACCGTGGACGAGGAAACGCTCGCCGCGACCAAGGATTTCATCCAGCGGCAGGTGAAGGCGGATAAGCCCTTCTTCTGCTGGTTCAACACGACGCGCATGCACTTCCGTACGCATGTGAAGAAGGAGCACCGCCACAAAGGGAATGACGAGTACACCGACGGCATGATCGAGCATGACAACATGGTCGGCGATGTCCTGAAGTTCCTTGATGACAACAAGCTCACGGAGAACACCATCGTGATGTACTCCACGGACAATGCGCCGCACTACAACGCGTGGCCCGATGGTGGCACCGTGCCCTTCCGCAGTGAGAAGAATTCCAACTGGGAAGGCGCTTATCGCGTGCCTTGCTACGTGCGCTGGCCCGGACACATCCCTGCGGGCACGGTGCTCAATGGAATCGTCTCGCACGAAGACTGGCTGCCGACGTTTGCGGCCATTGCTGGTGCGCCGGACATCAAGGAAAAGCTCGCCGCCGGTGTGGAGCTGAATGGGCGTAAATACAAGAACTACATCGATGGCCACAACCAGCTCGACTACATCACTGGCAAAGTGAAGGACTCGCCTCGCCGTGAGTTCATGTATGTGAACGACGACGGCCAGATCGTCGCCATCCGCTACGACGCATGGAAGGCGGTGTTCCTCGAGAATCGTGGTCACGCCTTTGAAGTCTGGCGCGAGCCCTTCATCGAATTGCGTGTACCGTTGCTCTTCAATCTGAAGCGCGATCCATTCGAGAAGGCCCAGCACAACGCGAACGTCTACAACGACTGGTTCCTGGATCGCGTCTACCTCCTGGTGCCGATGCAGGTGTATGCGAGCAAGTTCTTGCAGACCATGGTGGACTACCCGCCAAGCCAGACACCTGGCTCATTCAACCTCGAGAAAGTTCAGAAGCAAATCGAGGCCTCCATGGGCGGCAAGTAA
- a CDS encoding DUF6515 family protein, protein MKTNQRIARGTGVTIMAALLTTWLPQQSLQADWHRSGSIHRSAHIDAHGWGGGGHVDVNRSFHRDVDVHGHGGSWDVHRDIHRDVDIDVHNHDHFWGGVAVGAATTLAVGAMVHALPPTHTTVVVANQPYYYDAGVYYRPAPSGGYVTVAAPMGAVIATLPPGAVSVVLGNQSFFYNSGVYYQQQGTAFIVAPVPIGVVVPSLPPGAQATVINGQTYFNFQGTTYQPVFMNGATSYITVKI, encoded by the coding sequence ATGAAGACCAATCAACGAATCGCGAGAGGCACCGGTGTGACCATCATGGCGGCTCTACTCACCACATGGCTGCCACAGCAATCACTGCAGGCAGACTGGCATCGTAGCGGCAGCATTCACCGCTCCGCGCACATCGATGCCCACGGATGGGGCGGTGGGGGACATGTGGATGTGAACCGCAGCTTCCATCGCGATGTGGATGTGCATGGACATGGTGGCAGCTGGGACGTGCACCGCGACATCCATCGGGATGTGGATATCGACGTCCATAATCACGATCACTTCTGGGGTGGTGTGGCCGTGGGTGCCGCGACCACACTCGCGGTCGGCGCCATGGTGCATGCCCTGCCTCCCACACACACGACTGTGGTGGTGGCGAATCAGCCCTACTACTACGACGCCGGGGTGTACTACCGGCCCGCACCGAGCGGGGGGTATGTGACGGTCGCTGCTCCCATGGGCGCGGTGATTGCCACGCTGCCGCCAGGTGCCGTGTCAGTGGTGCTGGGGAACCAGAGCTTCTTCTACAACAGCGGCGTGTACTACCAGCAGCAGGGCACGGCCTTCATCGTGGCTCCCGTGCCCATTGGTGTCGTTGTGCCCTCACTCCCTCCCGGAGCACAAGCCACGGTCATCAATGGCCAGACCTACTTCAACTTCCAGGGAACCACCTACCAGCCGGTCTTCATGAATGGGGCCACCTCCTACATCACGGTGAAGATCTGA
- a CDS encoding DUF1254 domain-containing protein, translating into MFLSRVHSTSAALLVALLAVHAPITAYARGPATLDEVRSIAKEAYIYGFPLVDNYRVQHSYFIDKGGKEFKADWNTLVNNARVYTPEDKAIQTPNSDTPYSYVGADLRAEPLVLTVPEVEKGRYYSLQFIDEYTFNFAYVGSRATGNEAGSFLLTGPGWKGEKPAGIKEVIPCETQFAFILYRTQLFNPGDIENVKKIQAGYKVQTLSQFLGQPAPAAAPVVDFIKPLTPDQQKTSVEFFNVLDFILRFCPEHPSEQMLRSEFARIGLGGDDPFDAASLKPEVQKAFAEGMADAWAAFKEHKEKEVDTGKSSSADAFGTRAFLNGNYMSRMSGAVLGIYGNSKDEAYYPVYFVDAEKNKPDGSHAYTIRFAPGQLPPVNAFWSLTLYELPASLLHANALNRYLINSPMLPDLKKDADGGITLYIQNASPGAEKEANWLPAPKGPFFMAMRLYWPKPEALKGEWKAPALEKKD; encoded by the coding sequence ATGTTTCTTTCCCGCGTCCATTCCACATCCGCCGCATTGTTAGTTGCGCTGCTGGCAGTTCATGCGCCCATCACCGCATACGCGAGAGGTCCCGCTACACTCGATGAAGTGCGCTCCATCGCGAAGGAAGCGTACATCTATGGCTTCCCTTTGGTGGACAACTATCGTGTCCAGCACTCCTACTTCATCGACAAGGGGGGCAAGGAATTCAAGGCGGACTGGAATACGCTGGTGAACAACGCGCGTGTCTACACACCTGAGGACAAGGCCATCCAGACGCCGAACTCGGACACGCCGTATTCCTACGTGGGCGCGGACCTGCGAGCTGAGCCACTCGTCCTTACCGTGCCGGAGGTGGAGAAGGGGCGCTACTACTCGCTGCAGTTCATCGACGAGTACACGTTCAACTTCGCTTACGTGGGCAGTCGTGCGACTGGCAATGAGGCTGGCAGCTTCCTGCTCACCGGACCGGGCTGGAAAGGTGAGAAGCCTGCGGGCATCAAGGAGGTGATTCCCTGTGAGACACAGTTCGCCTTCATCCTGTACCGCACCCAGCTCTTCAATCCCGGGGACATCGAGAATGTGAAGAAGATTCAGGCGGGCTACAAGGTGCAGACGCTTTCGCAATTCCTCGGCCAGCCTGCTCCAGCAGCCGCGCCCGTGGTGGACTTCATCAAGCCACTCACGCCGGACCAGCAGAAGACGTCGGTGGAGTTCTTCAATGTGCTGGACTTCATTCTGCGTTTCTGCCCTGAGCATCCCTCGGAACAGATGTTGCGCTCCGAGTTCGCCAGGATTGGCCTCGGTGGTGACGACCCTTTTGATGCGGCCTCACTGAAGCCTGAGGTGCAGAAGGCCTTCGCGGAAGGCATGGCCGATGCCTGGGCTGCCTTCAAGGAACACAAGGAGAAGGAGGTTGATACAGGCAAGTCATCCAGTGCGGACGCCTTCGGCACTCGTGCATTCCTGAATGGGAACTACATGAGTCGCATGTCCGGTGCCGTGCTCGGCATCTACGGAAACTCCAAAGATGAGGCCTACTACCCGGTCTACTTCGTCGATGCTGAAAAGAACAAGCCGGATGGCAGCCATGCTTACACCATACGCTTCGCTCCGGGTCAGCTTCCCCCCGTGAATGCCTTTTGGTCGCTCACCCTGTATGAGCTGCCCGCCAGCCTGCTCCATGCGAATGCGTTGAACCGTTATCTCATCAATTCACCCATGCTGCCCGACCTGAAGAAGGACGCGGACGGCGGCATCACCCTCTACATCCAGAACGCCTCCCCCGGCGCGGAGAAAGAGGCCAACTGGCTTCCTGCCCCCAAGGGCCCCTTCTTCATGGCCATGCGACTCTACTGGCCCAAGCCCGAAGCATTGAAGGGCGAATGGAAGGCCCCGGCACTGGAGAAAAAAGACTGA
- a CDS encoding cation:proton antiporter, whose translation MFEGVTILTTFAIAMTMVVLMPKLMERLRLPAILGFIIAGFLLGPAAMGLIKEDGPVIYLLAELGKLLFMFFVGFEIDLDDFKKTRTRSITFGVLTFILPFAAGVLVGRLTGFGWNASLLIGSIIASHTLLAFPILQKLGLTQHPTVLMVVGGTIFTDIASMLVLAVTVSVHLTGFSWSFLGKEMLELAIFVPLILFGAGNLARKAIIRYGQKPELRVTIMLVVIVVCAEGARIINLEGIVGAFLAGIAVKRAVRGKFAVEQLEVTSQALFIPAFFLTTGFLVDPVVLKQSITESPGMTFGMLAGVLAGKTVAALLTGLIFRQSRPEMGTVASLSFPQMAATLASAVVGYQCINSQGVRLLDATFVNASVLIVIVTCVLGPILTERYAKQMRQDATAEAKTSSASESEVAVAPDVATERRSLCS comes from the coding sequence ATGTTTGAAGGCGTCACCATCCTTACCACCTTTGCCATCGCCATGACCATGGTCGTGCTGATGCCGAAGCTCATGGAGAGGCTGCGCCTGCCGGCGATTCTTGGCTTCATCATCGCCGGGTTTCTGCTGGGTCCGGCGGCCATGGGCCTCATCAAGGAGGATGGCCCGGTCATCTACCTGCTCGCGGAGTTGGGGAAACTGCTCTTCATGTTCTTCGTGGGCTTCGAGATCGATCTCGATGACTTCAAGAAGACACGCACACGGTCGATCACGTTCGGCGTGCTGACCTTCATCCTGCCCTTTGCCGCCGGGGTGTTGGTGGGCAGGCTCACAGGGTTTGGTTGGAATGCATCCCTGCTCATCGGCTCGATCATCGCGTCGCACACGCTGCTCGCCTTTCCCATCCTGCAGAAGCTGGGTCTCACGCAGCATCCCACGGTGCTCATGGTCGTGGGCGGCACCATCTTCACGGACATCGCCTCCATGCTCGTGCTGGCGGTGACGGTGAGCGTGCACCTCACCGGCTTCTCCTGGAGCTTTCTCGGGAAGGAGATGCTGGAGCTCGCCATCTTTGTGCCGCTCATCCTGTTTGGCGCGGGCAATCTCGCGCGCAAGGCCATCATCCGCTACGGGCAGAAGCCCGAGCTGCGCGTGACCATCATGCTGGTGGTGATTGTGGTGTGCGCGGAGGGCGCGCGCATCATCAACCTTGAGGGCATCGTGGGCGCCTTCCTCGCAGGTATTGCCGTGAAGCGCGCGGTGCGTGGGAAGTTCGCCGTGGAGCAGTTGGAAGTCACCTCGCAGGCACTCTTCATCCCCGCCTTCTTCCTCACCACCGGCTTCCTCGTGGATCCCGTAGTGCTGAAGCAGTCCATCACGGAGAGCCCCGGCATGACCTTCGGCATGCTGGCGGGTGTGCTTGCCGGGAAGACAGTCGCGGCCTTGCTCACCGGCCTCATCTTCCGGCAGTCACGCCCAGAGATGGGAACGGTCGCGAGCCTCTCCTTCCCCCAGATGGCAGCCACGCTGGCTTCTGCCGTGGTGGGTTATCAATGCATCAACAGCCAGGGCGTACGCCTGCTGGATGCCACCTTTGTAAATGCCTCGGTGCTCATCGTCATCGTCACCTGCGTGCTCGGCCCTATCCTTACGGAGCGCTATGCGAAGCAGATGCGGCAGGATGCGACGGCTGAGGCGAAAACTTCATCGGCGTCAGAATCAGAGGTCGCCGTTGCGCCGGACGTAGCGACTGAAAGGAGGTCGCTGTGCTCATGA
- a CDS encoding outer membrane protein — translation MKTRVPGIIHTIAIAAVMGATGLFAGTPAPSSKSVVVPSEPPENPWYFTMAAYGWLAAVNGDTGIGPITVSADTSLNDLIDEFDGSFMTYLEAGYNRWSVGIDVVWGKLKDDASVERGPFFGKVGFEQEQWLITARIQYALVKNDTTRLDVFAGGRWMYLEVDIDVDTNLGPGRHFGIEEDWIDPIVGARIIHDFSDKCFMQAMGDIGGFGAESELTWQALLGVGYRFTPNLSTVIGYRALGVDYDKDQFILDTISHGPFVGLSYTF, via the coding sequence ATGAAAACACGAGTTCCTGGAATCATCCACACTATTGCCATAGCCGCTGTCATGGGAGCGACGGGCCTCTTTGCGGGTACACCTGCGCCATCCAGCAAGTCCGTTGTCGTTCCTTCTGAGCCGCCGGAAAATCCCTGGTACTTCACGATGGCTGCCTACGGATGGCTCGCTGCCGTGAACGGTGACACGGGTATTGGACCCATCACGGTCAGTGCTGACACGAGCCTCAATGACCTCATTGATGAATTCGACGGTTCCTTCATGACCTACCTAGAGGCAGGTTACAACCGATGGAGCGTGGGCATCGATGTCGTCTGGGGAAAGCTGAAGGATGACGCCTCTGTCGAGCGCGGGCCCTTCTTTGGCAAGGTGGGCTTCGAGCAGGAGCAGTGGCTCATCACTGCCCGCATCCAGTATGCGCTGGTGAAGAATGACACCACACGCCTTGATGTCTTCGCCGGTGGTCGCTGGATGTATCTGGAGGTGGATATCGATGTCGATACCAACCTCGGGCCGGGCCGTCACTTCGGCATCGAGGAAGACTGGATCGATCCCATTGTGGGCGCGCGCATCATCCATGACTTCAGCGACAAGTGCTTCATGCAGGCCATGGGCGACATCGGCGGCTTCGGAGCGGAGTCGGAGCTCACCTGGCAGGCGCTGCTGGGCGTTGGCTATCGCTTCACTCCCAATCTCTCCACCGTCATCGGCTATCGCGCGCTGGGCGTCGACTATGACAAGGACCAGTTCATCCTCGATACCATCTCCCACGGTCCCTTTGTCGGACTTTCTTACACCTTCTGA
- a CDS encoding response regulator transcription factor, with protein sequence MMATAHRIVIVEDDPGMSQAVERLLGAAGYPAISFANAESFLEASPTEQFCCYVFDIRLTGMSGLDLAERLHQSGDLTPFILMTAHDDEARQSHPAMARASALFTKPFSGREFVAAIRGAALPEATGRSP encoded by the coding sequence ATGATGGCCACCGCACACCGCATCGTCATTGTGGAAGATGACCCAGGTATGAGCCAGGCGGTCGAACGTTTGCTTGGCGCGGCGGGGTATCCAGCGATCTCTTTTGCCAATGCAGAGTCCTTCCTTGAGGCATCTCCGACAGAGCAATTCTGCTGCTATGTATTTGATATCCGATTGACCGGCATGTCCGGGCTCGACCTCGCGGAGAGGCTCCATCAATCCGGCGACCTCACTCCATTCATCCTCATGACAGCGCATGATGATGAGGCGCGGCAATCGCACCCTGCCATGGCACGTGCGTCCGCGCTTTTTACGAAACCCTTTTCCGGCAGGGAGTTTGTCGCGGCCATCAGAGGCGCAGCCCTGCCCGAAGCCACGGGTAGATCGCCATAG
- a CDS encoding DUF2092 domain-containing protein — protein MNTKPSRLAACLCAVAYLSLNLHGQETKEPASAPKSQLKVEGQAVGKPDPKALGIINRAADYLAKAKQYQATVEVSHDVVYGKKSKLQYTKQLEIKLRRPDRLQIEVSTTVPRRSFWYDGKNVTLFDHKENYYATAPAADKIDAMVDQVEKALGIAFPLDDLVLSKPLSEPASSAKNSAYLGKEKILGKVCHHVAFEHRAIDWQAWVEDGPKPLLRKVVITLKFEEGSPQITAFISNWDMGTKLPDYVFEFEAPKGAEAIKFMASTDTPGEQKAPATEVKSGN, from the coding sequence ATGAACACAAAACCTTCCAGGCTGGCCGCGTGCCTCTGCGCGGTGGCATATCTCTCTCTCAACCTTCACGGACAAGAAACAAAAGAACCTGCGAGTGCTCCGAAATCTCAGCTCAAGGTTGAGGGCCAGGCCGTGGGCAAACCGGACCCCAAGGCCCTGGGCATCATCAATCGTGCGGCAGACTATCTTGCCAAGGCCAAGCAGTATCAGGCTACTGTCGAGGTGAGTCACGATGTGGTGTATGGAAAGAAATCGAAGCTGCAGTACACCAAACAGCTCGAGATCAAGCTGCGCCGTCCAGACCGGTTGCAGATCGAAGTTTCCACCACCGTACCCAGGCGCTCCTTCTGGTATGACGGCAAGAACGTCACCCTCTTTGACCACAAGGAGAACTACTACGCGACTGCTCCTGCGGCGGACAAGATCGACGCGATGGTGGATCAGGTGGAAAAAGCTCTGGGTATCGCCTTCCCACTAGATGACCTCGTGCTCTCCAAGCCACTGAGCGAGCCCGCGTCGAGCGCGAAGAACAGCGCTTATCTCGGCAAGGAGAAAATTCTTGGAAAGGTCTGCCATCACGTGGCTTTCGAACACAGGGCCATCGACTGGCAGGCATGGGTGGAGGACGGGCCGAAACCTCTCCTACGCAAGGTGGTGATCACCCTCAAGTTTGAAGAGGGCTCGCCGCAGATCACCGCCTTCATCTCGAACTGGGACATGGGCACGAAGCTGCCGGATTACGTCTTCGAGTTCGAGGCGCCCAAGGGTGCCGAGGCCATCAAGTTCATGGCGTCCACAGACACGCCCGGAGAGCAGAAGGCCCCCGCCACTGAAGTGAAGTCCGGCAACTAA
- a CDS encoding transporter codes for MKRAHTLLIPALLGLAMGLCVPTSRAADPEASKHDLAKELKNPVSSLTLLPLQFNVEVGAGEGHPVGTTLNIEPVVPFKLNEDWRVITRVVAPVVYQESSIPGFDDAFGLSDIELSLFLAPVKKDGDSLVWGVGPIFEFPTTTDPLLGPEKWGFGPTVVLVKQTGCWTFGLLLNHLWSVGGAGPQDVSASFIDAWMSYTWRSGFAVNLESETTYDWEDSQATIPIRAGVSQLVTLGSQPIQFNLDGLYFFEHAPEGPEWGVSFTVTFVF; via the coding sequence ATGAAACGCGCACACACTCTGCTGATTCCTGCACTGCTTGGGCTGGCCATGGGCTTGTGCGTGCCTACTTCGCGCGCTGCGGATCCTGAAGCTTCCAAGCATGATCTCGCCAAGGAACTGAAGAATCCCGTGAGCAGCCTCACGCTGCTGCCCCTCCAGTTCAATGTGGAGGTCGGCGCCGGGGAGGGGCATCCCGTGGGCACCACGCTGAACATCGAGCCGGTGGTGCCCTTCAAACTCAATGAAGACTGGCGCGTCATCACCCGAGTGGTGGCACCCGTGGTGTATCAGGAATCATCCATTCCAGGATTCGACGATGCCTTTGGCCTCAGTGACATCGAGCTGAGCCTCTTCCTAGCCCCGGTGAAGAAGGACGGAGACAGCCTGGTGTGGGGCGTGGGCCCCATCTTCGAGTTCCCCACCACCACGGACCCGCTGCTGGGGCCGGAGAAGTGGGGCTTCGGCCCCACCGTGGTATTGGTGAAGCAGACGGGCTGCTGGACCTTTGGCCTGCTGCTCAATCACCTCTGGTCCGTCGGGGGCGCGGGTCCACAGGATGTAAGTGCCTCCTTCATCGACGCGTGGATGAGCTACACCTGGCGCAGCGGCTTCGCGGTGAATCTGGAGAGCGAGACCACTTATGACTGGGAAGACTCGCAAGCGACCATTCCCATCCGTGCCGGCGTGAGCCAGCTCGTCACCCTCGGCAGCCAGCCCATCCAGTTCAATCTCGATGGCCTCTACTTCTTCGAGCACGCCCCGGAAGGTCCCGAGTGGGGTGTGAGCTTCACGGTCACTTTTGTTTTCTAG